ATGCCGCTCGTCGAGTCGAAGAGAGTCAAAAAGAAAGAATGGCTGAAGTCACTGGTGGCATGCAGCTTCCACCAGGCATGAAGATGCCGTTCTAAGCGCTTGCTTAGTTGATGACATTATAATCAAACTAGGTTCTTCTGAGCCTAATTTGGTATAAAAAAGCCCAAGTATATCTTGGGCTTTTTTGAATCTGTTTTAAAATTAGATAGAGTTGAAACGTTTAAAGTGAACAGTTAGTGTTACTTTCTCTGCAGGTAAATAGGATAAACACTGGCAGGGTGGCCTTGTTTAATGGCTTCTAGCATCGCACCTAAGTATGGCATTGCATGGACGAAAAATTGCTTGTAGCCTCTGCATAAGTGATGCAAACCAGCCTCTAAGTCGGCGGTAGTCCCTGTACGTTCTTTTGGACAGCCACCATTACAAAATGGCCTAAAATCACACTCTCGGCATTGCTTGGGTAGACGGGTCCACTTATTCATACCAAATTCAATCTGACGTTCACTACTCGCCATTTTTCCAAGGTCTATAATGTCGATGTCGCCCACTTTATATTCCTCATAACTATAGTGGTCGCAGCTATAAACACTGCCATCATGCTCTAGCATCATCTGTTGACCGCAAGCTTCTGCATGAAAGCACATTTGGCTCGGTTGTCCTGCTAAAATTCCCAATGTGTTTTCAAAAAATTGAACAAAAATTTTACCGACATCTTCTTGCTTCCATTCATCAAATACTGTGCATAAAAACTGGCCCCACTGCTGTGGCGATAAAGACCAGTCTTTTTGGCTTCTGCGATCGAGTTCATGCTCAACACAGGGCTGAAATTGAATGACTGTTGAGCCTAGCG
The Shewanella sp. KX20019 DNA segment above includes these coding regions:
- a CDS encoding anaerobic sulfatase maturase; translated protein: MSSVAKYPFHLLVKPVGSKCNLDCHYCYYLRKEERYEPNATMQMSEAMLETYISQYIAAQPAHINNVDFSWQGGEPALRGLAFFEKAVELQKQYARSGMTISNTFQSNGTLINERWAKFFKKNNFLIGLSIDGDELNHGNGRPDLKGNNSYPNVMRGLELLKKHHVTFNTLTVVHSDNAHLGKETYQKLKALGSTVIQFQPCVEHELDRRSQKDWSLSPQQWGQFLCTVFDEWKQEDVGKIFVQFFENTLGILAGQPSQMCFHAEACGQQMMLEHDGSVYSCDHYSYEEYKVGDIDIIDLGKMASSERQIEFGMNKWTRLPKQCRECDFRPFCNGGCPKERTGTTADLEAGLHHLCRGYKQFFVHAMPYLGAMLEAIKQGHPASVYPIYLQRK